A single region of the Lotus japonicus ecotype B-129 chromosome 4, LjGifu_v1.2 genome encodes:
- the LOC130714695 gene encoding UBP1-associated protein 2C-like isoform X2 — MDFPKKRKTEENGDAVSPLPPTDAVASPTITLAAEDIRKILQPFSQDQLLELLQSASLRHPDVLDSIRSVADRDTAVRKLFVRGLACETTTETLRSVFSAYGDLDEAIVIFDKSTGRSKGYGFVVFKHIDGAILALKDPSKKIDGRMTVTQLAAARSGGSSGDVSARKVFVGNVPFEIPSERLLDEFLKFGEVEEGPLGFDKASGKARGFAFFVYKTEEGARASLAEPLKTIDGHQVICKLAVDNKKPKPGGAHNASGFPVETPQPSSMHAPGPNTMMPPQYGAGNPYGQPYGNPVPSGGGYAPGIGGGGGAPQYGGPGPVPVSGARFPPASGGGYPDGSQYGYPSQPMPMQRPPTGGMCFVQDCDGFLGANALNGCAAFVHADNEIYGFGYMDCCDLLLLHYLCFYVFWFLL; from the exons ATGGACTTCCCCAAGAAGCGCAAAACGGAGGAGAACGGCGACGCCGTTTCTCCACTTCCACCAACCGACGCCGTCGCATCCCCAACCATCACCCTCGCCGCAGAAGATATCCGCAAGATCCTCCAACCCTTCTCCCAGGACCAACTCCTGGAGCTTCTCCAATCCGCCTCCCTCCGTCACCCCGACGTACTCGACTCCATCCGCTCCGTCGCCGACCGCGACACCGCCGTCCGAAAACTCTTCGTCCGCGGCCTCGCCTGCGAAACCACCACCGAGACGCTCCGCAGCGTCTTCTCTGCCTACGGCGACCTCGACGAAGCGATTGTCATCTTCGATAAATCCACCGGCAGGTCCAAGGGTTATGGCTTCGTCGTGTTCAAGCATATTGACGGCGCAATTCTTGCTCTCAAGGACCCGAGCAAGAAGATCGACGGGAGGATGACGGTGACGCAGCTGGCGGCGGCTAGATCAGGTGGCTCCTCCGGTGATGTTTCCGCTCGTAAGGTTTTCGTCGGGAATGTTCCGTTTGAGATTCCATCGGAGAGGTTGTTGGATGAGTTTCTCAAGTTTGGTGAGGTTGAAGAGGGTCCGTTAGGGTTTGATAAAGCGAGTGGCAAGGCAAGAGGCTTCGCGTTCTTCGTGTATAAGACTGAGGAAGGTGCTAGAGCTTCGCTTGCGGAGCCTCTGAAGACAATTGATGGGCACCAAGTGATTTGCAAGTTGGCTGTGGATAACAAGAAGCCTAAGCCTGGTGGGGCACACAATGCTTCGGGGTTTCCGGTGGAGACGCCGCAGCCTTCTTCAATGCACGCTCCTGGCCCTAATACCATGATGCCGCCGCAGTACGGTGCTGGGAATCCTTATGGGCAGCCGTATGGTAATCCTGTTCCATCTGGTGGTGGGTATGCGCCTGgaattggtggtggtggtggtgccccGCAGTATGGTGGGCCTGGGCCGGTGCCGGTTTCTGGTGCAAGGTTTCCTCCAGCTTCTGGCGGAGGATACCCAGATGGGTCGCAGTATGGTTACCCCTCGCAGCCCATGCCTATGCAAAGACCTCCTACTGGTGGAAT GTGTTTTGTTCAGGATTGTGATGGCTTCTTGGGCGCTAATGCTTTAAATGGTTGTGCTGCTTTCGTTCATGCAGACAATGAAATCTATGGTTTTGGTTACATGGACTGCTGTGATTTGTTGCTGCTTCACTACCTCTGCTTCTATGTGTTTTGGTTCCTTTTGTGA
- the LOC130714695 gene encoding UBP1-associated protein 2C-like isoform X1, translating to MDFPKKRKTEENGDAVSPLPPTDAVASPTITLAAEDIRKILQPFSQDQLLELLQSASLRHPDVLDSIRSVADRDTAVRKLFVRGLACETTTETLRSVFSAYGDLDEAIVIFDKSTGRSKGYGFVVFKHIDGAILALKDPSKKIDGRMTVTQLAAARSGGSSGDVSARKVFVGNVPFEIPSERLLDEFLKFGEVEEGPLGFDKASGKARGFAFFVYKTEEGARASLAEPLKTIDGHQVICKLAVDNKKPKPGGAHNASGFPVETPQPSSMHAPGPNTMMPPQYGAGNPYGQPYGNPVPSGGGYAPGIGGGGGAPQYGGPGPVPVSGARFPPASGGGYPDGSQYGYPSQPMPMQRPPTGGMYQPPYY from the coding sequence ATGGACTTCCCCAAGAAGCGCAAAACGGAGGAGAACGGCGACGCCGTTTCTCCACTTCCACCAACCGACGCCGTCGCATCCCCAACCATCACCCTCGCCGCAGAAGATATCCGCAAGATCCTCCAACCCTTCTCCCAGGACCAACTCCTGGAGCTTCTCCAATCCGCCTCCCTCCGTCACCCCGACGTACTCGACTCCATCCGCTCCGTCGCCGACCGCGACACCGCCGTCCGAAAACTCTTCGTCCGCGGCCTCGCCTGCGAAACCACCACCGAGACGCTCCGCAGCGTCTTCTCTGCCTACGGCGACCTCGACGAAGCGATTGTCATCTTCGATAAATCCACCGGCAGGTCCAAGGGTTATGGCTTCGTCGTGTTCAAGCATATTGACGGCGCAATTCTTGCTCTCAAGGACCCGAGCAAGAAGATCGACGGGAGGATGACGGTGACGCAGCTGGCGGCGGCTAGATCAGGTGGCTCCTCCGGTGATGTTTCCGCTCGTAAGGTTTTCGTCGGGAATGTTCCGTTTGAGATTCCATCGGAGAGGTTGTTGGATGAGTTTCTCAAGTTTGGTGAGGTTGAAGAGGGTCCGTTAGGGTTTGATAAAGCGAGTGGCAAGGCAAGAGGCTTCGCGTTCTTCGTGTATAAGACTGAGGAAGGTGCTAGAGCTTCGCTTGCGGAGCCTCTGAAGACAATTGATGGGCACCAAGTGATTTGCAAGTTGGCTGTGGATAACAAGAAGCCTAAGCCTGGTGGGGCACACAATGCTTCGGGGTTTCCGGTGGAGACGCCGCAGCCTTCTTCAATGCACGCTCCTGGCCCTAATACCATGATGCCGCCGCAGTACGGTGCTGGGAATCCTTATGGGCAGCCGTATGGTAATCCTGTTCCATCTGGTGGTGGGTATGCGCCTGgaattggtggtggtggtggtgccccGCAGTATGGTGGGCCTGGGCCGGTGCCGGTTTCTGGTGCAAGGTTTCCTCCAGCTTCTGGCGGAGGATACCCAGATGGGTCGCAGTATGGTTACCCCTCGCAGCCCATGCCTATGCAAAGACCTCCTACTGGTGGAATGTACCAACCGCCTTATTATTGA
- the LOC130714697 gene encoding transcription factor bHLH30-like, whose amino-acid sequence MVYTSFCDNNSSSGFNPNLHDVGASNSNGVSRGRLLSSSRSMVFESEKCELVKPPAAATANKVGTGKNEHSEAKALAALKSHSEAERRRRERINGHLATLRGLVPSTEKMDKATLLGEVISQVKELKKKAVEASKGLLIPTDSDEVKVELCDNGEENESISYMATVCSDYQSEILSDLKQTLDALQLQLVKAELSTLGERMKNVFVFTCCKRENVNIEACQALASNVHQALGSVLEKASNALEFSFRASDRCKRRRLSFIESSSSSCNHEFCSC is encoded by the exons ATGGTTTATACTTCCTTTTGTGACAACAATTCTTCATCTGgtttcaatcctaatttgcaTGACGTTGGAGCTAGTAATTCCAATGGTGTTTCGCGAGGTAGGTTGTTATCATCATCGCGTTCAATGGTTTTTGAGAGTGAGAAGTGTGAGCTTGTGAAACCCCCTGCTGCTGCAACTGCAAATAAGGTTGGAACTGGAAAGAATGAGCATTCTGAGGCGAAAGCTTTAGCTGCTTTGAAGAGCCATAGTGAAGctgagaggaggaggagggagaGAATAAATGGCCATCTTGCAACACTGCGTGGTCTTGTGCCCTCCACTGAAAAG ATGGATAAAGCCACATTACTGGGTGAAGTTATCAGCCAAGTGAAGGAATTAAAGAAGAAAGCAGTGGAAGCAAGCAAAGGTCTTCTCATCCCAACGGATTCTGATGAAGTAAAAGTTGAACTATGCGATAATGGAGAAGAAAATGAATCCATTTCTTACATGGCAACTGTATGCAGTGATTACCAATCTGAGATACTATCTGATCTAAAACAGACACTTGATGCCCTTCAACTACAGCTTGTGAAGGCTGAACTTTCAACATTAGGAGAAAGAATGAAGAATGTGTTTGTGTTTACATGTTGCAAAAGGGAAAATGTGAACATTGAGGCATGTCAAGCTCTTGCTAGTAATGTTCACCAGGCTCTTGGCTCTGTACTTGAAAAGGCTTCTAATGCACTCGAATTCTCGTTCAGAGCTTCAGATCGATGCAAGCGGAGAAGACTAAGCTTCATtgaatcatcttcttcctcatgcAACCATGAATTTTGTTCATGCTGA